A single genomic interval of Streptomyces sp. NBC_00663 harbors:
- a CDS encoding ABC transporter substrate-binding protein — translation MRVARFRRTRRASAVALVSALTLTALAACGTSSSDNGDNSEGSGSSDPSAPLDPKTKVTLTIDCMPPTAKAAELKEWKEDVAEFNKTYPNVTIEGRSTPGQCLEPARFTAMLKAKSQPDVFYTYFTDLDQVLSEGGAADISAYVNDKTVPLLKDIDPNVLGQLKQDGKLYGLPTSNYTMGLLINRKLFKQAGLDPDNPPRSWDEVRAAAKKIAGLGDGIAGFGEYSAGNTGGWHFTAQTYSRGGEIVDAGGKKAAFNNDIGKQVAENLHAMRWEDDSMGKTQLLKWGDLQKQIATDKLGMFLAAPDDIAYMVQQLGAQYENFGMGPIPGGQSTLAGGNNYMIKKGISGDKIKAAIAWLNFKNLTVGKGQFNWERTKADKLPVGVPQPNFWLNESKTKDDAARQANATMPVANFKTFMDNPVPGKAEPPKAQEIYKVLDNVMSGILTNKNADIDKLLSTAESQVNQVLANQ, via the coding sequence ATGAGAGTTGCCCGGTTCCGTCGTACGCGCCGCGCCAGCGCGGTCGCTCTCGTCTCCGCTCTGACACTGACCGCCCTGGCCGCCTGCGGCACCAGCAGCAGTGACAACGGGGACAACTCCGAGGGGAGCGGATCGAGCGACCCGTCCGCCCCGCTGGACCCCAAGACGAAGGTGACCCTCACCATCGACTGCATGCCCCCGACGGCGAAGGCGGCCGAGCTCAAGGAGTGGAAGGAGGACGTCGCCGAGTTCAACAAGACGTACCCGAACGTCACGATCGAGGGACGTTCCACTCCTGGCCAGTGCCTGGAACCGGCGCGGTTCACGGCCATGCTCAAGGCCAAGTCGCAACCGGACGTCTTCTACACCTACTTCACCGACCTGGACCAGGTCCTCTCCGAGGGCGGCGCCGCCGACATCAGCGCGTACGTCAACGACAAGACGGTGCCGCTGCTCAAGGACATCGACCCGAACGTGCTGGGGCAGCTCAAGCAGGACGGCAAGCTCTACGGCCTGCCCACGAGCAACTACACGATGGGCCTGCTGATCAACCGCAAGCTCTTCAAGCAGGCCGGCCTCGACCCCGACAACCCCCCGCGCAGCTGGGACGAGGTCCGCGCCGCGGCCAAGAAGATCGCCGGCCTCGGCGACGGCATCGCCGGCTTCGGCGAGTACAGCGCCGGCAACACCGGTGGCTGGCACTTCACCGCGCAGACGTACAGCCGCGGCGGCGAGATCGTCGACGCCGGCGGCAAGAAGGCCGCCTTCAACAACGACATCGGCAAGCAGGTCGCCGAGAACCTCCACGCCATGCGCTGGGAGGACGACAGCATGGGCAAGACCCAGCTGCTGAAGTGGGGAGACCTTCAGAAGCAGATCGCCACCGACAAGCTCGGCATGTTCCTCGCCGCGCCCGACGACATCGCGTACATGGTCCAGCAACTGGGCGCCCAGTACGAGAACTTCGGCATGGGGCCGATCCCCGGAGGACAGAGCACCCTCGCCGGCGGCAACAACTACATGATCAAGAAGGGCATCTCCGGCGACAAGATCAAGGCCGCGATCGCCTGGCTCAACTTCAAGAACCTCACCGTCGGCAAGGGCCAGTTCAACTGGGAGCGCACCAAGGCCGACAAGCTTCCCGTCGGTGTCCCGCAGCCCAACTTCTGGCTGAACGAGTCCAAGACCAAGGACGACGCGGCCCGCCAGGCCAACGCCACCATGCCGGTCGCCAACTTCAAGACGTTCATGGACAACCCGGTCCCGGGCAAGGCCGAGCCGCCGAAGGCCCAGGAGATCTACAAGGTCCTCGACAACGTGATGTCCGGGATCCTCACCAACAAGAACGCCGACATCGACAAGCTCCTGTCCACCGCCGAGTCGCAGGTCAACCAGGTCCTGGCCAACCAGTGA
- a CDS encoding glycoside hydrolase family 13 protein, with translation MAAPHAPRTDDWWRDAVIYQVYPRSFADGDGDGTGDLAGVRARLPYLAELGVDAVWFTPWYASPLVDGGYDVADYRAIDPAFGTLAEAEKLIAEAAALDLRVIVDIVPNHVSDQHIWFQQALAAGPGSAERERFHFRPGRGENGELPPNNWPSQFSGPTWTRVPDGEWYLHLFTPEQPDLNWAHPEVRQEHEDVLRFWFERGVAGVRIDSAALLAKDPALADFEEGVDPHPYIDQDELHDVYRSWRAVADEYGGVFVGEVWLPDAERFARYLRPDELHTAFNFNFLSCPWEPGRLRRTIDDTLAEHAPVGAPATWVLCNHDVTRTVTRYGRDDTGFDFATKRFGTPTDLALGARRARAAALLTLALPGSVYLYQGEELGLPEADIPLNRIQDPMHFRSGGIDPGRDGCRVPLPWEADAPAYGFCAGAAPWLPQPEDWAHYAVDRQSVDAASMLALYRQALRLRRAEPGFGDGPMRWLPAEEGVLAFARPGGVICVVNLSAAPAGLPPHRELLLASGPLGTDGTLAPDTAVWLRAADDA, from the coding sequence GTGGCAGCCCCTCATGCGCCCCGCACCGACGACTGGTGGCGCGACGCCGTCATCTACCAGGTGTACCCACGCAGCTTCGCCGACGGCGACGGCGACGGCACCGGTGACCTCGCGGGCGTCCGGGCGAGACTGCCCTACCTCGCCGAACTCGGAGTCGACGCCGTCTGGTTCACCCCGTGGTACGCCTCACCTCTCGTCGACGGCGGCTACGACGTCGCCGACTACCGCGCCATCGATCCCGCCTTCGGCACCCTCGCCGAAGCCGAGAAACTGATCGCCGAGGCCGCCGCGCTCGACCTCCGCGTCATCGTCGACATCGTCCCCAACCATGTCTCCGACCAGCACATCTGGTTCCAGCAGGCCCTGGCCGCCGGGCCCGGCAGCGCGGAGCGGGAGCGGTTCCACTTCCGACCGGGGCGGGGCGAGAACGGTGAACTGCCCCCGAACAACTGGCCCTCCCAGTTCTCCGGACCGACCTGGACCCGGGTCCCGGACGGCGAGTGGTACCTGCACCTGTTCACCCCCGAACAGCCCGACCTTAACTGGGCCCACCCCGAGGTTCGCCAGGAACACGAAGACGTCCTGCGCTTCTGGTTCGAGCGCGGCGTCGCCGGCGTCCGCATCGACTCCGCCGCACTGCTCGCCAAGGATCCCGCGCTCGCCGACTTCGAGGAGGGCGTCGACCCCCACCCGTACATCGACCAGGACGAGCTGCACGACGTATACCGGTCCTGGCGTGCCGTAGCCGACGAATACGGCGGGGTTTTCGTCGGCGAGGTGTGGCTGCCCGACGCCGAACGCTTCGCGCGCTACCTGCGCCCCGACGAACTGCACACCGCCTTCAACTTCAACTTCCTGTCCTGCCCCTGGGAACCCGGCCGGCTGCGCCGCACGATCGACGACACTCTCGCCGAGCACGCCCCGGTCGGCGCGCCCGCCACCTGGGTGCTGTGCAACCACGACGTCACCCGCACCGTGACCCGCTACGGCCGTGACGACACCGGCTTCGACTTCGCCACCAAGCGTTTCGGCACCCCCACCGATCTCGCCCTCGGCGCCCGCCGAGCCCGGGCCGCCGCGTTGCTGACCCTGGCGCTGCCCGGGTCGGTCTACCTCTACCAGGGCGAGGAACTGGGCCTGCCCGAGGCGGACATCCCGCTCAACCGGATCCAGGACCCCATGCACTTCCGCTCCGGCGGTATCGACCCCGGCCGCGACGGCTGCCGGGTGCCCCTGCCCTGGGAGGCGGACGCCCCGGCCTACGGGTTCTGCGCGGGAGCGGCACCCTGGCTGCCGCAGCCCGAGGACTGGGCGCACTACGCCGTGGACCGCCAGAGCGTCGACGCCGCCTCGATGCTCGCGCTCTACCGGCAGGCGCTGCGGCTCCGCCGAGCCGAGCCGGGTTTCGGCGACGGGCCCATGCGGTGGCTGCCCGCCGAGGAAGGGGTGCTGGCCTTCGCCCGTCCCGGGGGAGTGATCTGCGTCGTCAACCTGTCGGCCGCGCCGGCCGGGCTTCCCCCGCACCGTGAGCTCCTGTTGGCCAGCGGGCCGCTCGGAACCGACGGGACGCTGGCGCCGGACACGGCTGTATGGCTGCGGGCCGCCGACGACGCCTGA
- a CDS encoding carbohydrate ABC transporter permease produces the protein MSTRTLIAPAVLAKRKGKAVYWTVFALVVGGFSLVFLGPLYWLVSSGFKDTQEVIQTPPTLVPRSFTPDNYSRAWDVMDLSSLLFNTLYYAFGALAFQLVLDVAAAYSLSKLRPVLGKAILGMMLATLMIPATVLVVPQYLTVLDVPIVERNLLNSPWAIWLPSVTNAFNIFLLKRFFDSIPQELLDAASMDGAGPMRTLRSIVLPISQPILGVVSIFAVVGVWKDFLWPMLTLPDPAKQTLNVGIYSLSNGVPVNVLIAALTIASIPTLLIFLLFQRNIMSGLTAGGLKG, from the coding sequence ATGTCCACACGCACACTCATCGCGCCGGCCGTCCTCGCCAAACGCAAGGGCAAGGCCGTGTACTGGACCGTCTTCGCGCTGGTCGTCGGCGGATTCAGCCTGGTGTTCCTCGGGCCGCTCTACTGGCTGGTCTCCAGCGGGTTCAAGGACACCCAGGAGGTGATCCAGACCCCGCCCACCCTGGTGCCCCGAAGCTTCACACCGGACAACTACAGCCGGGCCTGGGACGTCATGGACCTGTCCTCGCTGCTGTTCAACACCCTCTACTACGCGTTCGGCGCCCTCGCCTTCCAGCTCGTCCTGGACGTCGCGGCCGCGTACTCGCTCTCCAAACTCCGTCCCGTGCTGGGCAAGGCGATCCTGGGCATGATGCTCGCCACGCTGATGATCCCGGCGACCGTCCTCGTCGTACCGCAGTACCTGACCGTTCTGGATGTGCCGATCGTGGAGCGCAACCTGCTCAACTCGCCCTGGGCGATCTGGCTGCCGTCGGTCACCAACGCGTTCAACATCTTCCTGCTCAAGCGCTTCTTCGACTCCATCCCGCAGGAGCTTCTGGACGCCGCCTCCATGGACGGGGCCGGCCCGATGCGGACCCTGCGCTCCATCGTGCTGCCGATCTCGCAGCCCATCCTCGGCGTGGTGTCGATCTTCGCGGTCGTCGGAGTCTGGAAGGACTTCCTGTGGCCGATGCTCACGCTGCCCGACCCCGCCAAACAGACGCTCAACGTCGGCATCTACTCGCTGTCCAACGGAGTGCCCGTCAACGTGCTGATCGCGGCGCTGACCATCGCCTCGATACCGACCCTGCTCATCTTCCTGCTGTTCCAGCGCAACATCATGAGCGGCCTGACCGCCGGAGGCCTCAAGGGCTGA
- a CDS encoding carbohydrate ABC transporter permease, with protein sequence MSAPSLTPSKAGPPRPPEPRTAGPSAPGGSFARSLRRNLTAHGFLIGAVLCFLVFSWYPMIREFFLAFQKTESGQTTWVGFDNLVTVFNDPAFWQAWRNTLLFTVLALVLGFAVPFVVAVVINEFRHGQGYLRLLVYLPVMLPPVASVLLFKYLYDPGYGLLNELFGFLHLPEQQWLQDPDLSMLSVVIAATWMNMGGATLIYLAALQGVPGELYEAAELDGAGLFRKIWHVTIPQTRLILSLMLLMQIIATMQVFVEPFLLTGGAGPEGSTTTVVYLIYQYAFNFNNYGAAAALGLMLLVLLAGFSALYVKLSRAEDK encoded by the coding sequence ATGTCGGCCCCGAGCCTGACCCCGAGCAAGGCGGGACCTCCCCGCCCTCCCGAGCCGCGCACCGCGGGCCCGTCGGCCCCCGGCGGTTCCTTCGCCAGAAGCCTCAGACGCAACCTGACGGCCCACGGCTTCCTCATCGGAGCCGTCCTCTGTTTCCTGGTGTTCTCCTGGTACCCGATGATCCGGGAGTTCTTCCTCGCCTTCCAGAAGACCGAGAGCGGACAGACGACCTGGGTCGGCTTCGACAACCTCGTCACCGTCTTCAACGACCCGGCCTTCTGGCAGGCCTGGCGCAACACGCTGCTGTTCACCGTCCTGGCGCTGGTCCTCGGCTTCGCCGTGCCGTTCGTCGTCGCGGTGGTCATCAATGAGTTCCGGCATGGCCAGGGCTATCTGCGGCTGCTCGTCTACCTGCCCGTGATGCTGCCTCCCGTCGCCTCGGTCCTGCTCTTCAAGTACCTGTACGACCCCGGATACGGGCTCCTCAACGAGCTGTTCGGCTTCCTGCACCTGCCCGAACAGCAGTGGCTCCAGGACCCCGACCTGTCCATGCTGTCCGTCGTCATCGCCGCGACCTGGATGAACATGGGCGGCGCCACCCTGATCTACCTCGCCGCACTCCAGGGAGTGCCCGGCGAACTGTACGAGGCGGCGGAACTCGACGGCGCGGGCCTGTTCCGCAAGATCTGGCACGTGACCATCCCGCAGACCCGCCTCATCCTGTCGCTGATGCTGCTCATGCAGATCATCGCGACGATGCAGGTCTTCGTCGAACCCTTCCTCCTGACCGGCGGCGCCGGCCCCGAGGGGTCCACGACCACCGTCGTCTACCTCATCTACCAGTACGCCTTCAACTTCAACAACTACGGTGCCGCGGCGGCGCTCGGTCTGATGCTCCTCGTACTGCTCGCCGGATTCTCGGCGCTGTACGTCAAGCTCAGCCGCGCCGAGGACAAGTAG